In the genome of Zygosaccharomyces rouxii strain CBS732 chromosome G complete sequence, the window CACAGCATTGGCTAATAATTCGCCGTATCTACTTTATCCCTATGTGAATTCAGTATTAGATAACATCTGGAGAGCTCTAAGGGACACCAAATTAGTCATTGGGATGGATGCCGCCGTAACTTTGGGTAAATGCCTTTCGATTATCCAAGATAGAGATGCACCTTTAACCAAACAGTGGGTACAAAGACTTTTCAAAGGTTGTGTTTATGGTTTAACTCTGAATACAAATGAATCCATCCATGCTACTTTACTTGTTTACAGAGAGTTACTCACTTTGAAAGGATTTTACCTGGATGGCAAGTACGACGAAATATACCAATCCACAATGACCTATAAAGATCACAAATACGATGTCATTCGTAAAGAAGTTTATGCCATTTTACCATTGCTGGCGTCATTTGATCCTCAATTATTTGCTAAtaaatatttggatcaaaCTATGGTTCACTATTTGACCATTTTAAACAATATGAGTACCAGTGCAGCTAATCACAGCGATAAATCCGCCATCTTGGTTTCTATTGGTGACATTGCATACGAAGTAGGCTCAAATATTATGCCTTATATGGATCCAATACTGGATAACATTAGAGATGGTTTACAGACTAAATTCAAAAACaggaaaaaatttgaaaaagaattgttctATTGTATCGGCAAGCTAGCATGTGCAGTGGGGGCAGCGCTGTCTAAACATCTAAACAGGGGTCTGCTTTCTTTAATGCTTCTATGCCCATTATCTGACTACATGCAGGAAACTTTACTCAtaattaatgaaaagataCCCGCTCTAGAACCCACTATAAATTCCAGCTTACTCGATTTACTCTGTACTTCACTATCAGGCGATAAGTTCAAGCAACCAGGATCACCTATGTCActcaaatctttatcaatcGAAAGGGCACGTCAATGGAGAAATCAAAGCATATTACGCAAGACGGGTGAAGTAAATGACGACACCAATGATGCACAAATTTTGACACAGGCACTAAGAATGCTTCATACAATTAACCACAAGTCTTCCTTAACGGAATTTGTCAGATTGGTGGTAATACTTTACATTGAACATGAAAACCCCCATGTAAGAAAGTTGGCGGCATTAACTTCATGTGATTTGTTTGTTAAGGATAACATCTGCAAACAAACATCTTTACATGCATTAAATTCTGTCTCAGAAGTGCTAAGCAAACTGTTAACAGTAGCTATCACAGATCCAATAGCAGACATAAGGTTTGAAATCTTACAACATTTAGATTCTAGCTTTGATCCGCAATTAGCACAGCCAGACAACATGAGGCTTCTATTCATGGCTttaaatgatgaaatttttgcaaTTGAAATGGAGGCTATCCGAATAATAGGTAGACTCACGACAGTGAACCCAGCATACGTGGTTCCATCACTGAGGAAAACATTATTAGAGCTACTGACAGAATTGAGGTACTCCAACATGCCGcggaaaaaagaagaaagtgcAACTTTACTTTGTGCACTCATCAGCTCTAGTAGAGAGGTAACCAAGCCATACATTGAGCCGATTTTGGACGTTTTGTTACCCAAATCCAAGGACGGCTCTTCGGCTGTAGCTTCTACTGCTCTCAAAGCTGTTGGTGAACTTTCAGTTGtaggtggtgaagatatGAAGCAGTATTTGAGTGAGTTAATGCCTCTAATTATAAATACTTTCCAAGATCAATCTAATTCATTCAAAAGGGATGCAGCCCTTAAGACCTTAGGTCAATTGTCTGCATCTTCTGGTTACGTCATTGATCCACTATTAGACTATCCAGAACTGTTAGGTGTTTTAATCAACATCTTGAAATCAGAGAGTGCTCAAAATATAAGAAGGGAAACCGTACGGCTAATAGGTATATTAGGTGCTCTTGATCCATACAAGCATAGAGAAGTGGAAGTTACCTCAAATGCAAAGATTTCTGTTGAACAGAATGCACCATCTATCGATATCGCCCTGTTGATGCAAGGTATGTCACCATCTAATGAGGAGTACTACCCAACTGTTGTAATTAACAcactgatgaagatactacgtgattcatctttatcatCCCATCACACTGCCGTTATCCAGGCAATCATGCATATTTTCCAAACCCTTGGTCTTCGTTGCGTCCAATTTTTGGGTCAAATTATACCAGGTATCATAACAGTCATGCATTCTTGTCCTCCTTCATTGCTCGAATTTTATTTCCAACAGCTGGGCCTTCTAGTGTCCATCGTCAAACAACACATCAGGACTCACGTTGATGAAATGTACGAAGTGATTGAGGAATTTTTCCCCATAACCAAATTGCAAATTACTATCATATCAGTCATCGAATCTATTTCTAAAGCATTGGAAGGtgaattcaaaagatttgtCCCCAATACTTTGACCTTTTTCTTGAatgttttggaaaatgataaatCGAATAAAAAGGCGGTGTCTATTAGGATTTTGAAGTCTCTGGTCGTATTTGATAGTAATCTAGAGGACTATGCACATCTGATCATTCCAACAGTCGTCAGAATGGCAGAATATTCTCCCGGTACTTTGAGAATGATGGCGGTTGTTACCTTAGGGAAATTAGCCAAAAGCATTAACCTTTCTCAAATGTCATCTCGTATTGTGCAAGCGCTGGTACGCGTCCTGAATACGGAAGATAGAGAACTTGTCAGAGCTACCATGAACACTTTGAgtttgcttcttcttcagctaGGTGCTGATTTCACAGTGTTCATACCTATAATTAACAAGACATTAGTGAAAAACCACATTCAACATTCAATTTACGATCAGCTGGTTAACAAACTATTAAATAATGAAGGTTTGCCAACGAACATTTTATCTGATAGAGAATTTGATAACAATAAGAGAGAACCGACTGAAGCTGAATCTGCCGCGAAGAAACTACCTGTTAATCAATTGGTCTTGAAGAATACTTGGGATTGCAGTCAGCAGAGGACGAAAGAAGATTGGCAAGAATGGATTAGAAGACTATCCATCCAACTTTTGAAGGAATCACCTTCACATGCATTAAGAGCATGTTCTGGTCTAGCAGGAATTTACTACCCATTAGCCAGAGAATTGTTTAACGCGTCATTCGCTAGCTGCTGGACTGAGCTATATACACAATACCAAGAGGATTTGATTCAGTCACTTTGCTCAGCTCTTTCTTCGCCTCAAAACCCCCCAGAAATCCATCAGACTCTTCTGAACTTGGTGGAATTCATGGAGCATGATGATAAACCACTACCTATTCCCATTCAAACCTTAGGTAAATACGCTCAACGATGTCACGCATATGCTAAGGCATTACATTACAAAGAAGTTGAATTTATCCAGGAACCTTCCACTTCCACTATTGAGTCATTAATAAGCATCAATAATCAGCTTCACCAAACAGATGCAGCTATCGGTATACTAAAGCATGCACAGAGACACCATGATCTGCAACTAAAAGAAACTTGGTATGAAAAACTACAGAGGTGGGAAGATGCTCTGACTGCGTATAATCAAAGGGAGAATGCTGGTGAGGATTCGCTGGAAGTCACCATGGGTAAAATGAGATCCCTACATGCTCTTGGTGAGTGGGAACAATTGGCCGACCTATCATCTGAAAAATGGTCCATCTCTAAGCCTGACGTTCGTAATGTTATGGCACCATTAGCTGCTGGTGCAGCATGGGGTCTAGGACAGTGGGATAAAATCGAACAGTACATCAGTGTTATGAAACCACAGTCTCCaaataaagaattttttgatGCTGTATTGAGTTTGCATAAGaataattttgatgaagctgaaaagCATATCTTTAATGCCCGTGATCTGTTGGTTACCGAGATATCTGCCTTGATCAATGAAAGTTACAATAGAGCGTACAGCGTTGTCGTGAGATCCCAAATAATTGCAGAATTGGAGGAGATTATCAAATATAAGCAGTTACCTCTAAATTCGGAGAAACGTATTATGATCAGGAACACTTGGAATAAAAGGCTATTAGGTTGCCAGAAAAATGTGGATGTATGGCAAAGAGTGCTAAGGGTACGTTCCTTGGTGGTTAAACCAAAACAAGACATGCAAGTGTGGATCAAATTTGCCAACTTGTGTAGAAAATCAGGAAGAATGGGTTTGGCTCAAAAGGCACTAAACTCTCTTCTAGAAGAAGGTGGAGATCCTGAGCATCCTAATACAGCTAGAGCTCCTCCACCTGTTGTGTATGCACAACTGAAATACTTGTGGGCTACAGGTTCGCAGAAGGAGGCACTTCGTCATTTGATTGGCTTCACATCAAGAATGGCTCATGATCTGGGTCTTGACCCCAGCAACATGATCGCTCAAAGTGTCCCACAAAATAGCATCATTGCTCCTCATCATGTAGAGGATTACACTAAACTCTTGGCACGCTGTTTCCTGAAACAAGGTGAATGGAGGATTTCACTACAATCAAACTGGAGAATGGAAAATCCTGATGCTATCCTTGGTTCTTACCTTTTGGCCACTCATTTCGATGACAATTGGTATAAAGCATGGCACAATTGGGCTTTAGCTAACTTTGAAGTGATTTCGATGATAACTTCAGGCTCGAAGGATAAATCAATAAATGGTCTTCGTCCATCGACAAACGGTGTTtataaaattgaaaatggCATGATGGGATCCGATACGTTTACTCCAGAGGGGAACAGTTACCCAATAGAATTGATACAGAGACATGTTGTTCCAGCAATCAAGGGATTTTTCCATTCGATCTCTCTATCTGAAGCTAGTTCTCTCCAGGATACTTTGAGACTTTTGACTCTATGGTTCAcctttggtggtattcCAGAGGCCGCCCAGGCTATGCATGAAGGGTTCAGCATGATCAAAATTGGATATTGGTTAGAGGTTTTACCTCAATTGATTGCACGTATCCATCAACCAGACAAAGTGGTTAGTAGATCCTTGTTATCACTTCTTTCAGATTTCGGTAAAGCGCATCCTCAAGCGTTGGTTTATCCATTGACAGTCGCAATTAAATCAGAATCTGTTTCTAGACAGAAAGCAGCTCTATCCATCATAGAGAAAATGAGAATGCACAGTCCAGTTCTGGTTGATCAAGCTGAACTAGTTAGTCATGAATTGATCCGCGTGGCAGTATTGTGGCATGAGTTATGGTATGAAGGTTTAGAAGACGCCAGTAGACAGTTCTTCGGTGAACACAACACAGAAAAGATGTTTGCGACTTTGGAACCTTTGCATGAGATGTTGAAACGTGGCCCTGAGACCTTGAGAGAAATTTCATTCCAGAATTTATTTGGTAGAGATCTTAACGACGCTTATGAGTGGGTCTTAAATTTCAAACGTAAAAAGGATGTGAGTAATTTGAATCAAGCGTGGGACATATACTACAATGTCTTTAGAAGAATCAGCAGACAGCTACCACAGTTACAAACGTTGGAACTTCAACATGTTTCACCTAAGTTATTAATGGCTCGCGATTTGGAGCTAGCTGTGCCTGGTACCTATGCCGCAGGTAAAAAGATTATCAGgatttcaagatttgaacCCGTATTCTCAGTTATATCTTCGAAGCAAAGGCCTCGTAAATTTTCTATCAAAGGCAGCGATGGTAAGGATTACCAGTACGTTTTGAAAGGTCACGAAGATATTAGACAAGATAGTTTGGTCATGcaattatttggattagTGAATACATTGTTACAAAATGATTCTGAATGTTTCCAAAGACATTTAGATATCCAACAGTACCCTGCTATTCCACTTTCACCTAAATCTGGTCTTCTCGGTTGGGTTCCTAACAGTGATACTTTCCACGTTCTTATCCGTGAACATCGTGAAGCTAAAAAGATACCTCTCAACATTGAGCACTGGGTTATGCTGCAAATGGCTCCTGATTATGATAACTTAACTTTACTACAAAAGGTGGAAGTATTTACCTATGCACTTGACAATACGAGAGGTCAGGATCTTTACAAAGTCCTATGGTTAAAGAGTAGATCCTCCGAATCCTGGCTAGAACGTAGAACAACATACACGAGGTCTTTAGCCGTAATGTCAATGGTCGGTTACATATTAGGTCTTGGTGATCGTCATCCAAGCAATTTGATGTTGGACAGGAATACAGGTAAAGTTATCCACATCGATTTTGGTGATTGTTTCGAAGCCGCCATTCTAAGAGAGAAATTCCCTGAAAAAGTTCCATTCAGACTGACAAGAATGCTGACCTATGCTATGGAAGTTAGTGGAATTGAAGGTAGTTTCCGTATTACTTGTGAAAACGTGATGCGTGTCTTGAGAGCTAATAACGAATCTTTGATGGCTATCTTGGAAGCTTTTGCATTCGATCCTTTGATTCATTGGGGGTTCGATCTACCAACACAGACTATTATGGAACGGACTGATATCCAAATGCCTCTAACAAACACAAGTGAACTGTTGAGGAAAGATGTAATTACTGTGGAGGAAGCAGCCAAGATGGAGATAGAACagaaaaatgaaatcaGAAACGCAAGAGCCATGCTAGTTCTGAGACGTATTACCGATAAACTAACTGGTAACGATTTCCGTAGGTTCCAAGAGTTGAACGTTCCTGAGCAGGTGGATAAACTAATTCAACAAGCAACCTCTGTAGAAAACCTTTGCCAGCATTACATCGGATGGTGTCCATTCTGGTGAATAAACTTTTACTTTTACTATGATTATTAATTACCTATCGTTGAACTAATACTTGCTGCGTATTTATTGCAATGTACTTTTACAATACGTCTCCATTTAGATATTACCTGATGTTCCCCCATTAAGTTTAAATCGCTATCAAACATCGACTTGATGAGTACTCTGTCAATCTTAAGTTCCTTTTGTgccaattggaaatctccgtgtaattcttcatcatctttccCATACTtaaaatcaagaaattgtAATATTCCAATCAATCTTCCAACTTCCATACCAAGTCGACTTCCTAATGGGAATGCCGTGTCAAATCCTTCTTGTAATTTAGCTTCTTTAGATCCACTGATCCCATCAACGTATCctcttttgaaatggatGTCTCGTAGCTTCTTGAAATCCGGTGATTCTTGTACAACGCtgccatcatcatcagagTCTGATCCCCAAACGTCATCTAGTGAGTTGGACATTATTTAGCTGAAGCAATCAAAATTGAGGCTCTAGATAGTTTATCTCATCATAAGCTCATCGCTCCAAGGTCAACcgattttttttttctcttttatAATTACCATACACTAtgttaaaaaaaagatattcTTAGAATGAAAATATACTTAGttattgatcaattgttaAGCTGTAAGAGATCATAGGAGATCCTGATTGATAATGTTCGAAGGTTTTGGTGCTAATAAAAGGCGAAAGGTCAATATCGAGGAGGAACCAGAGCATACAAAGCCATGGGTCGAGAAATATAGACCTAAAAAGTTAGACGATGTGTCAGCTCAAGATCATACGATTTCAGTTCTGAAGAAAACCTTGACGTCTGCTAATTTACCACATATGCTATTTTATGGTCCTCCAGGTACTGGTAAGACATCTACCATCTTTGCATTGACTAGAGAATTATATGGACCCGAATTATCCAAGACTAGAGTTTTAGAACTGAATGCATCTGATGAACGTGGTATTGCCATTGTAAGAGAGAAAGTTAAGAATTTTGCAAGGTTAACTGTTTCAAAACCATCAAAGGAAGCCTTGGAAAAATATCCATGCCCACCTTATAAGATTATCATATTGGATGAAGCTGATTCAATGACTGCAGACGCACAAAGTGCGCTTCGTAGAACGATGGAAAATCATTCTAATGTTACCAGATTTTGTTTAATTTGCAACTACGTGACAAGGATAATTGACCCACTGGCATCGAGATGCTCTaaatttagatttaaaTCGTTGGATGAATCTAATGCAATAGGACGTTTAAAAGAGatttctcaattggaaaatgtacCACACGAAGAGGGCGCTTTACAGAGAATATTAGAGATTTCCAATGGTGATATGAGAAGGGCAATTACGCTTTTACAATCTGCAGCCAAACGTCTTGGTTTTGgagaattggataaaataACTTCACAAGAGGTGGAGGAATTAGCCGGCCTTGTCCCCACGcatattcttcaagaaaTGCTCAATAAGGTCTCTCAAGGTAATGTTAACGAGATTATCGAATATGTGAATGAATTTGTGAAAAACGGTTGGTCAGCGGTTTCAGTGGTAAATCAACTTCATGACTATTACATTACTAGTAACGACTATGGAACTGACtttaagaataaaatttcattattgCTATTTGACGCCGATGCTAAACTCGCCAATGGTACCAATGAACATCTGCAACTTCTCAACCTTCTAGTGCAGATTTCACAAGTGCCCACTTGAATATAAATAAAAACGCAATAATACCAAATTTTGTTTACGTACAAACTACTATCACCATATTATAAAACTACATGAGTATAATAGTAATTAATATAGGACCTTAAAGAGTCATGCTTCATGATACATTAGTATAGAACAACCAAATCCGAATAAGCAAATCTATTTTTTGGATTCCGTGCTATTTGCTTCCTGGTGCTGTTGATTAAAAACTGGAGGCTGCATTGGaaatgcattgaaattCATATTACCGGATGGGGGTGGCATGGGAGGGAAAAATCCTTGTCCCGCTGGAGGTGGCATTAGTCCGCCTTGAGGTGGTCCGTACATTGGATTAAAATTTGGTGGCATCATGGGGAAGCCTGGTGGTGCCATACCAGGAATAAATTGTGGAGGAACCATACCAGGCTGTAGTGGAGGAGGTGGTTGTTGAGTTTGCTGCATTCTACTGCCACTCTCTCTCGAATTGGCACCACCTGCATTACGTGCTCCCTTAGCACCGTTACTATGGTTATCATTCATTGGTGGTTGGCCACCACTACCACGAGGTTTCCCAGCTGGAGATCCAGTACCTGGTGGTTGTAGCCCCAGAGGCATACCTGCTTGACCACCAGGTGCTAGGCCTGGTGGGAATGCACCTGGTCCAGGTGGCATACCCATGGGGAAAGGTGCTGACATGCCCATACCCGCAGGAGGCTGCCCTCCCTGCGCTGAGACTCTTGGTGGCTGCTGACCCAAGGGAATACCAGATTGTCCACCTGGGGGAGGTAGCATGACTCCCGGTGGAGGTCCTGATGGCCCAGTTCCCTTTTGATTCTGTAATTCTCCCTTACTCAGTagattttggaagaaagCATTGTTTGTTTGCAATTGATCAGGAGCAATGACTGGCGGAGGCATTACAcgctgctgctgctgctgctgttgttgttgcagttgttggtggtgctgTTGGTGTTGACGGTGTTGCAGCTGTTGTTCTGGTAAACGTATTGGTGGTTGTGGTGGAACTTGTCCATGTGGCTGAGATGGTGGTACCactgaagaatttattgGTTTCTGTCTTACATCTTCAGTGTTTAAGGAAGCTTGATTCCTAGAACCTTTCGGTGTACCTGCCTCtttattgaagaaagacAGTAATTTGGATCCACCAGGGACACTTGGATTACGTGAGTTTGGTGTGCTCTCACCAATATTGCTATGACTATTTTTATTAGCCAAATTCTCAGGATCGTGTGAATTTCTCATTGTTGGTAACGAACTTGACGAAGAAGACTGTGTAAAAAACGATGAAAACCTAGAATAAGAACCCTTACCAGAGTCTGAATGGAGGTCCTTGTTTAAATtgttaatttcatcatctaaaCTCTTCTCAGTTTCGATAGATTCCGGTTGAGCCGGATTTGTAGCGGTATCATTCTGAATTTTATTCAAACCCAAGAAATCTGATATGGAACTGGAAGTTGCTGACAATGAAGGCTTAGAATTTCCTGAAGATTCAGCTGGAGGAAGGCCTTTCTTTCTACGTTCCatctctttcatctttgCTTTCCAAGATTCAAAATCTGCCATTGAATTACCAGTAGgttcaaattcttcttcaagagcttgtaaatcatcatGATTAACATtaatatctttttcttccataAATCCACTTCTCTCATGTTTAACAAATTTACCATTCTTTTTACCATTGGCCATTCTCGAGTATTTACCCTTATTGCCCTTCTTCTCGAATAGACTATTAGTATCTTCCCCTGAAAAGCCTTTGCCATTACTTGATCCGTTTAGACCTTTGTTAGAACCTCTATGACCCATTGGTTTGCCCTGATTAGCATGATCTGGTTGTTTATGATTTAATCTCcagaatttctttttggGCAAAGTAAAAACGATTTCTTCAACGAGTCCTTCTGGTAATTGTTTTGATATCGAAATAAGTTCATTGATACTGTAAACGTTCTGCTTGTTCAAAGTAATTGGTGGTTTATAATCACAATTGTACTGTTCAGCTGCTGCTTTCACATTTTCATCTGCtgaaaaatcaattccatcGGTAACTTGCTGACTCTGTTGACCATTGAAAATTCCCTGCCTGCTTCTAATATCATCAAAAAATTTAGCAATTTCATCTGCAGAACTCCTTTGAGGATTTTGCATATCTGTACCAATAGTTTCAGTCTCAGATCCGGCTGAAGCAGCTACCACGGGATCGTCCATtataatttcttttcaacttgTTTGGTGAACCTTCCTTTTAAATCTCTGGATGCCTGGAATGTCCGGCcaatttaaaaatggtaGAACCAATAATGGCCAAAATAATGGTTAAAAGGCCTTTAGATCACTTTAAAATGAAATGCTTAAGCTGTCCTTCGTGTTATTGTAATTGCATCCAAAATCTACAAGGGTTCGTTTTACTCACTTCACCATTCCCCTTCAAATGTcctgaaaaattgatggcCCTAGAAAAATTTTCTGATCACATCGAACGATCGAGATCGGCACATGtcacgtgaatatcacgtTTATAATAGTATCGGCGGCTATTTATTATTCCTTTTTAGCCATATTAGTAGGTATTATGATGTGTATTACACTACAGAATCACTCTCAGCAATCCGAGCAAAACAGCTATGTTCCGTGTAAAATTCAcaggaatttttgaagCCCATTAAAATGCTaatctttttgaaatataGATCTctatacatatatacatacatttttttgaaaaaaatacatTTTGTCGTTCTTTTCATGTCAGATTATTTATTAAGTTCACGTaatacttttcaaaatctttgcTATCTGCTAGGGCAAGTGCTTGAATTAATTCTAATCCCATATCCGATGGAAATTGAATCTGTGGGAAATAAACTTGGCCCAtgtatttcaaagatggatttGCCATTGGATCAGTACCGCCTCCACATTGTATGTATAGCTCTTTCAATAGGCGAGATAGATCACATGCAACTACCCGACAACTTCCATCTCTAATGTTAAATTTATAGTCGGGTTTAaatggaatttcaaatactAATGGTACAATTTTTgtgataaaaaattcattaagTCCTTCTAATGAACCAATATCAGATGCATGCATGTCATTTGGATCTGTACATTTACCAGAACCAAAACACTTGACAAAATTAGTTAAAACGTTAAGAGCCAATTTTATAGTCGAAGTTTCTTGAATCTCCTGTGGAATGAATACTAAAAGATCCATTAAAATGGTGGAAAGGGTAACTCTATTACGGTCTGTAAGTAACAATGAAGTTAtggaatttgaaataaaTGACTGTAAGAAACCGTAGTATgcttttttcaattggattttgtCTCTAAATGAATCTGTTACCACAACATTCTTACCATTATTGTCTCTTGTGCCACCTGCTGCCTCTGGGTTTGTTACTGCTGGTGTAGAACCGTTGTACCAAGATTCTGTTTCCAATGCACTCTCTTGATCAATCCGATCTATAATCGCATGAACTTTATCGATAACGGGGGTTAATAGATTGTCAAACAATTCGTAACAACCATTATCAGTATGGAACATGTGAATCATTT includes:
- the EAP1 gene encoding Eap1p (weakly similar to uniprot|P36041 Saccharomyces cerevisiae YKL204W EAP1 eIF4E-associated protein binds eIF4E and inhibits cap-dependent translation also functions independently of eIF4E to maintain genetic stability plays a role in cell growth implicated in the TOR signaling cascade) translates to MDDPVVAASAGSETETIGTDMQNPQRSSADEIAKFFDDIRSRQGIFNGQQSQQVTDGIDFSADENVKAAAEQYNCDYKPPITLNKQNVYSINELISISKQLPEGLVEEIVFTLPKKKFWRLNHKQPDHANQGKPMGHRGSNKGLNGSSNGKGFSGEDTNSLFEKKGNKGKYSRMANGKKNGKFVKHERSGFMEEKDINVNHDDLQALEEEFEPTGNSMADFESWKAKMKEMERRKKGLPPAESSGNSKPSLSATSSSISDFLGLNKIQNDTATNPAQPESIETEKSLDDEINNLNKDLHSDSGKGSYSRFSSFFTQSSSSSSLPTMRNSHDPENLANKNSHSNIGESTPNSRNPSVPGGSKLLSFFNKEAGTPKGSRNQASLNTEDVRQKPINSSVVPPSQPHGQVPPQPPIRLPEQQLQHRQHQQHHQQLQQQQQQQQQRVMPPPVIAPDQLQTNNAFFQNLLSKGELQNQKGTGPSGPPPGVMLPPPGGQSGIPLGQQPPRVSAQGGQPPAGMGMSAPFPMGMPPGPGAFPPGLAPGGQAGMPLGLQPPGTGSPAGKPRGSGGQPPMNDNHSNGAKGARNAGGANSRESGSRMQQTQQPPPPLQPGMVPPQFIPGMAPPGFPMMPPNFNPMYGPPQGGLMPPPAGQGFFPPMPPPSGNMNFNAFPMQPPVFNQQHQEANSTESKK